A genomic segment from Longimicrobiales bacterium encodes:
- a CDS encoding Phenylacetic acid catabolic protein, translated as MSTALNETTRAADLAEPVRDAVRDLILVLADSKRMLGMRYGNWMLGAPELEAGIACASMAQDEWGHARLLYALLKDFDEDVDRLEHGRSADEYRSFEALDAEPASWPALVAVNTFVDAALTLQLEALSESSYLPLRQRVQKLIEEEAFHAAHGAAWLRRIAGAGPEAHAAMHDAMTAVLPHVLRWFGPDSNRMRALQDASVVDAAGSDLRARFIERTAALIRDAGGAEDLAAVEPDFTNFDDVARRTTGTAPDDATIAQIRGDRNRAFLM; from the coding sequence ATGAGCACGGCACTGAACGAAACGACACGGGCCGCCGACCTGGCGGAGCCGGTGCGCGACGCGGTACGCGATCTGATTCTGGTACTTGCCGACTCGAAGCGTATGCTCGGCATGCGCTACGGCAACTGGATGCTGGGCGCGCCGGAGCTGGAAGCGGGCATCGCGTGCGCATCCATGGCGCAGGACGAATGGGGGCACGCCCGGCTGCTGTACGCACTGCTCAAGGACTTCGACGAGGATGTGGACCGTCTCGAGCACGGCCGCAGTGCGGACGAGTACCGCAGCTTCGAGGCACTGGACGCGGAGCCCGCATCCTGGCCGGCACTGGTGGCCGTCAACACGTTCGTGGACGCGGCGCTCACGCTCCAGCTGGAAGCGCTGAGCGAGTCATCATATCTGCCGCTGCGTCAGCGCGTGCAGAAGCTCATCGAAGAGGAGGCATTCCACGCGGCACACGGCGCGGCGTGGCTGCGTCGTATTGCCGGCGCCGGTCCCGAGGCACACGCCGCGATGCATGATGCGATGACTGCCGTCCTCCCTCATGTCCTCCGCTGGTTCGGTCCCGATTCGAACCGCATGCGCGCATTGCAGGACGCGAGCGTCGTCGACGCGGCCGGCAGCGATCTGCGTGCGCGCTTCATCGAGCGCACCGCGGCCCTCATACGCGATGCGGGCGGCGCCGAGGACCTGGCGGCTGTGGAGCCGGATTTTACCAACTTCGACGACGTCGCGCGCCGCACTACCGGTACCGCACCGGACGATGCGACGATCGCTCAGATCCGCGGCGACCGGAACCGCGCGTTCCTCATGGA
- a CDS encoding metal-sulfur cluster assembly factor — MKKHRNQAVLDASSRTAHKLQAGDSPRDERYRSDDPATDALWQALCEVADPELPISLVDLGLICDVRRDHGAVDVDVTFTASACPCMEFIIEDIRERLLREEDVKQVSVHDVWDPPWNTSRMTAHGRALLKSFGVAA; from the coding sequence GTGAAGAAGCACCGCAATCAGGCCGTCCTCGACGCGTCCTCCCGGACCGCGCACAAGCTGCAGGCGGGCGACTCGCCGCGTGACGAGCGGTACCGGTCGGATGATCCTGCGACGGATGCGTTGTGGCAGGCGCTCTGCGAGGTTGCCGATCCGGAGCTGCCGATCAGTCTGGTCGATCTCGGGCTCATCTGCGACGTCCGTCGCGACCATGGAGCCGTCGACGTCGATGTGACGTTCACGGCGAGCGCGTGTCCGTGCATGGAATTCATCATCGAGGACATCCGCGAACGACTGCTGCGTGAGGAGGATGTCAAACAGGTCAGCGTGCACGATGTCTGGGATCCGCCGTGGAACACCAGCCGCATGACGGCACATGGACGTGCATTGCTGAAGAGCTTCGGAGTGGCGGCATAG
- a CDS encoding Phenylacetic acid catabolic protein: MSRFTEDEIKRKVQEGYILESPDEMTEGYRKALIVQLLVQADTELMSAPAYWMAAQDAPSTNTMVSAVAIIQDELAHANIAYRILEDMGMDKEQLVYGREPHEFKHPYGFDQPLESWAELVTANGFFDRAGITLLSDVFRNTSYGPLKRALVKVDLEETFHLRHGEVWMKRLAGAGGEARQKLQRAVDWMFPMTIEWFGLPDAMKRHSGQLDYRLKGMTNDELRQTWMSATVPLCETLGLNVPAHFDEKNGEYVLDYPFPCEYDAEAKHWDFAGGEISWDQVFARWKKRGPMNERYVESVRRSHGPLNRLMGQAA; the protein is encoded by the coding sequence ATGAGCCGTTTCACCGAGGACGAGATCAAGCGCAAGGTGCAGGAGGGTTACATCCTGGAGTCACCGGACGAGATGACGGAGGGCTACCGCAAGGCGCTCATCGTTCAGCTCCTGGTGCAGGCGGATACGGAGCTCATGAGTGCACCGGCGTACTGGATGGCCGCGCAGGACGCACCCTCGACGAATACGATGGTGTCCGCCGTCGCCATCATTCAGGACGAGCTGGCCCACGCGAACATCGCGTACCGCATCCTCGAGGACATGGGGATGGACAAGGAGCAGCTTGTCTACGGCCGCGAGCCGCACGAATTCAAACACCCCTACGGCTTCGATCAGCCGCTCGAATCGTGGGCCGAGCTGGTCACGGCCAACGGTTTCTTCGACCGTGCGGGCATCACGCTGCTCAGCGACGTCTTCCGCAACACCTCCTATGGCCCGCTCAAGCGGGCGCTCGTGAAGGTGGATCTCGAGGAGACGTTCCACCTGCGCCATGGCGAGGTCTGGATGAAGCGTCTGGCCGGCGCGGGCGGCGAGGCCCGGCAGAAGCTGCAGCGCGCCGTGGACTGGATGTTCCCCATGACCATCGAGTGGTTCGGCCTGCCTGACGCCATGAAGCGCCACAGCGGCCAGCTCGATTACCGGCTGAAGGGCATGACGAACGACGAGCTGCGTCAGACCTGGATGTCCGCCACCGTACCACTCTGCGAGACCCTCGGGTTGAACGTCCCCGCGCATTTCGACGAAAAGAACGGTGAGTACGTGCTCGACTATCCGTTCCCGTGCGAGTACGACGCCGAAGCGAAGCACTGGGACTTCGCGGGCGGTGAGATCTCCTGGGACCAGGTGTTCGCGCGCTGGAAGAAGCGCGGTCCGATGAACGAGCGCTACGTGGAGAGCGTGCGCCGGAGCCACGGCCCGCTCAACCGCCTCATGGGACAGGCCGCGTGA
- a CDS encoding PBP1A family penicillin-binding protein — protein sequence MDEHKGAPGGPDQPRPGRPAATPGEMVSAPPTEQRKRVRRPVLRRVLIGAGALVLLMLVVTAVLWHRCGVAGCPDVDMLRGYMPDQASVVVDREGAEIAKLFVTRRVVVPVDSMPEHLLNAFVAIEDRRFWDHGGVDWRRVIGALASNVKAGGIEEGSSTITMQLARNVFPEQLPANQRTITRKLGEARVAREIEDRYSKREIMELYLNQIYFGEGAYGIEAAAEEYFDKGASQLSLAESAILAALPRAPSRLNPRADKEAALEGRALVLRRMAEQGLITQEEFDEASEAELVLREGRVDAEEDAPYFVEAVRRQLEDALGTAIYTQGYTIHTTLDLDIQRAAEEELEQALRGIESGRYGGFPHSSYATVHADTTRDRREGTQYLQGALVVMEAQTGDILALIGGRDFDDSQFNRATQAKRQPGSAFKPFVYTAALSAGYPASHRLLDRPLRYVLDNNRVWEPRNYDGTFRGAVTMRQALTQSRNVPTVRLANEVGLSRVLGTAEQFGLGRMPSNPSVVLGTAEVTPLELTAAYGAFATLGSRPDPRFVTQVTDANGSVVWSQQPSARRVIDPGVAFIATTMMQDVVNRGTGTGVRGAGFSGAAAGKTGTTQDAADVWFVGYTPQLVGTVWIGFDKRQRILRGATGGEIAAPIWGRIMRRVDAGGGGWTAPAGVEERTVDEMGSVVSAGCMPQGATYTEYFLSGTSASGNCYPDAYAYGDTFGYLDEAWRFDSAGIDTSDGWWERLRQRVLGDDDGVRRAGEPDSLGVRGDTAALRRAGRDTTGQRADTARADTARPRPLGDPVRRDTTSRPPPDTTRSGGAATDPPLER from the coding sequence ATGGATGAACACAAAGGTGCACCGGGGGGCCCGGATCAGCCGCGCCCCGGCCGACCCGCCGCCACTCCCGGCGAGATGGTGAGTGCGCCGCCGACAGAGCAGAGGAAACGGGTACGCCGTCCGGTGCTGCGGCGCGTGCTGATCGGTGCGGGCGCCCTTGTGCTGCTCATGCTGGTAGTGACGGCGGTGCTGTGGCACCGGTGCGGCGTCGCCGGGTGTCCGGACGTGGACATGCTGCGGGGCTACATGCCCGATCAGGCGTCGGTCGTCGTCGATCGGGAGGGGGCGGAGATCGCGAAACTGTTCGTGACGCGGCGCGTCGTCGTTCCCGTCGACTCGATGCCCGAGCATCTGCTGAACGCGTTCGTCGCCATCGAGGACCGCAGGTTCTGGGACCATGGCGGTGTGGACTGGCGGCGTGTGATCGGGGCGCTCGCGTCGAACGTGAAGGCGGGCGGCATTGAGGAGGGCTCGAGCACGATCACAATGCAGCTGGCGCGCAACGTCTTTCCGGAGCAGCTGCCGGCGAATCAGCGCACGATCACGCGGAAGCTGGGCGAGGCGCGCGTGGCGCGGGAGATCGAGGATCGCTACAGCAAGCGCGAGATCATGGAGCTGTACCTGAACCAGATCTATTTCGGCGAGGGTGCGTACGGTATCGAGGCTGCGGCGGAGGAATATTTCGACAAGGGCGCATCGCAGCTGAGCCTGGCCGAGTCGGCGATCCTGGCGGCGCTGCCGCGTGCGCCCTCGCGGCTGAATCCGCGTGCGGACAAGGAGGCGGCGCTGGAGGGTCGCGCCCTGGTGCTGCGGCGCATGGCGGAGCAGGGTCTGATCACCCAGGAGGAGTTCGACGAGGCGTCGGAGGCGGAGCTGGTGCTGCGCGAGGGACGAGTGGATGCCGAGGAGGACGCGCCGTATTTCGTCGAGGCTGTGCGGCGCCAGCTGGAGGACGCGCTCGGTACTGCGATCTACACACAGGGCTACACGATACACACGACGCTCGACCTCGACATTCAGCGTGCGGCGGAAGAAGAGCTGGAACAGGCGCTGCGCGGCATCGAGTCGGGTCGCTACGGCGGATTCCCGCACAGCTCGTACGCGACGGTCCACGCGGATACGACCCGCGATCGCAGGGAAGGCACGCAGTACCTGCAGGGGGCACTGGTCGTGATGGAGGCGCAGACCGGCGACATCCTCGCGCTGATCGGCGGCCGGGACTTCGACGACTCGCAGTTCAACCGCGCGACGCAGGCCAAGCGACAGCCGGGAAGCGCATTCAAGCCCTTCGTCTACACGGCCGCGCTGAGCGCCGGGTATCCCGCATCGCATCGACTTCTCGACCGCCCGCTGCGGTACGTTCTGGACAACAACCGCGTGTGGGAGCCGCGCAATTACGACGGCACGTTCCGGGGTGCGGTTACCATGCGCCAGGCGCTCACGCAGTCGCGCAACGTGCCGACGGTGCGGCTGGCGAATGAGGTCGGCCTCAGCCGCGTGCTGGGCACGGCTGAGCAGTTCGGCCTCGGCCGCATGCCGTCCAACCCTTCGGTCGTGCTGGGTACGGCCGAAGTGACACCGCTGGAGCTCACGGCGGCGTATGGCGCGTTTGCCACGCTCGGGTCGCGTCCGGACCCTCGCTTCGTGACGCAGGTCACGGATGCCAACGGCAGCGTGGTGTGGTCGCAGCAGCCGAGTGCCCGTCGCGTCATCGATCCCGGAGTGGCGTTCATTGCCACAACCATGATGCAGGACGTCGTGAACCGCGGGACCGGCACCGGTGTGCGCGGCGCGGGGTTCAGCGGTGCTGCTGCGGGCAAGACAGGTACGACGCAGGACGCCGCGGACGTGTGGTTCGTCGGGTATACGCCGCAGCTGGTAGGCACCGTCTGGATCGGGTTCGACAAGCGGCAGCGGATCCTGCGCGGCGCGACGGGCGGCGAGATTGCGGCACCGATCTGGGGACGCATCATGCGGCGCGTCGATGCCGGCGGCGGCGGGTGGACCGCGCCGGCCGGCGTCGAGGAGCGCACCGTCGATGAGATGGGCAGCGTCGTGTCGGCGGGGTGCATGCCGCAGGGCGCTACCTACACGGAGTATTTCCTGAGCGGCACGTCCGCGAGCGGCAACTGCTACCCCGACGCCTACGCGTACGGCGACACATTCGGCTACCTGGACGAGGCCTGGCGCTTCGACTCCGCGGGCATCGACACGTCCGACGGCTGGTGGGAGCGGCTGCGTCAGCGCGTACTCGGCGATGATGATGGTGTGCGCCGGGCTGGCGAGCCTGACAGTCTGGGAGTGCGCGGGGATACCGCGGCATTGAGGAGAGCCGGCCGCGATACGACGGGACAGCGGGCCGATACTGCGCGCGCGGATACTGCCCGGCCGCGGCCGCTTGGTGACCCGGTACGTCGGGACACCACGTCGCGGCCACCGCCCGATACCACTCGTTCCGGCGGCGCTGCGACAGACCCGCCACTGGAGCGATAA
- a CDS encoding saccharopine dehydrogenase C-terminal domain-containing protein → MRMLVMGAGLQGSACAYDLLQNPEVEQVTVADMRIDSLPPFLERYRKDERLRLVRVDARNEEEVRGVMAGATACMNALPYYFNLDITRIAVEAGVHYCDLGGNTAIVFDQMKLDDDAKQKNISVIPDCGLAPGMVNILAAAGIAELDEPETVRIRVGGLPQDPQPPLNYQIVYSLHGVLDYYTTDSWVLRDGEPLEVDALSEVEPVEFPAPVGTLEAFHTAGGLSTMPWTYKDRLRNMEYKTLRYPGHADAVRVIRDLGLLSLDPVEVSGGSVVPRDVFIACAEPRLRRPEARDLVALRVEAEGKKDGRPRRIVFDLIDYHDEKTGITAMERTTGFSLSITGQMQARGQVKPGVLTPDLAVPAQAYIDELKNRNIDIRRHEA, encoded by the coding sequence ATGCGAATGCTGGTAATGGGCGCGGGGCTGCAGGGCTCCGCGTGTGCATATGACCTGTTGCAGAACCCGGAAGTGGAGCAGGTCACTGTAGCCGATATGCGGATCGACTCCCTGCCGCCCTTCCTCGAGCGCTACCGCAAGGATGAGAGACTGCGGCTCGTGCGCGTGGACGCCCGCAACGAGGAGGAAGTCCGCGGCGTGATGGCAGGAGCGACGGCGTGCATGAATGCACTGCCATACTATTTCAATCTCGACATCACCCGCATCGCCGTCGAAGCGGGCGTGCACTACTGCGACCTCGGCGGGAACACCGCGATCGTCTTCGACCAGATGAAGCTGGACGACGACGCGAAGCAGAAGAACATCAGCGTCATTCCCGACTGCGGCCTCGCACCCGGCATGGTCAACATCCTGGCCGCCGCCGGAATCGCGGAGCTGGATGAGCCGGAGACCGTCCGTATCCGCGTCGGCGGCCTGCCGCAGGATCCGCAGCCGCCGCTCAACTACCAGATCGTATACTCGCTGCACGGCGTGCTCGATTACTACACCACCGATTCCTGGGTGCTGCGTGATGGCGAGCCCCTGGAGGTGGATGCCCTCAGCGAGGTCGAGCCGGTCGAGTTCCCCGCGCCCGTGGGCACCCTCGAGGCGTTCCACACGGCAGGCGGGCTCTCCACGATGCCGTGGACCTACAAGGACCGGCTGCGCAACATGGAATACAAGACGCTGCGCTACCCGGGTCACGCCGATGCCGTGCGCGTCATCCGTGACCTGGGACTGCTCAGCCTCGACCCCGTCGAGGTGTCCGGCGGCAGCGTCGTGCCGCGCGACGTGTTCATTGCCTGCGCCGAGCCGCGTCTGCGCAGGCCCGAAGCACGCGATCTCGTCGCGCTCCGCGTCGAAGCCGAAGGGAAGAAGGACGGCAGGCCGCGTCGCATCGTCTTCGACCTCATCGACTATCATGATGAGAAGACCGGCATCACGGCCATGGAGCGCACCACCGGCTTCTCCCTCTCCATCACAGGCCAGATGCAGGCTCGCGGTCAGGTCAAGCCAGGCGTCCTTACCCCCGACCTCGCCGTACCCGCTCAGGCCTATATCGACGAGCTGAAAAACAGGAACATCGATATCCGGCGACACGAGGCCTGA
- a CDS encoding sigma-70 family RNA polymerase sigma factor, translating to MATAVKKLTDMSDNALVAAHLEGHPGAFAELYDRYHDRLVHFIARKTGDRDRAEDLVQEAFIRVTRHLHRFDANKKFSTWIYTICSNLSKNELRNRSRSPLVLFQKLTTHWDPDHRPLQFEDAGARPDDQYRKRYLEEIVEQTVEELPAHHQLVFRLRELEGKSYEEIAEITGVNLGTVKSRLHRARTSFAERIEPLLN from the coding sequence TTGGCGACTGCGGTGAAGAAGCTGACCGACATGAGTGATAACGCGCTGGTCGCTGCGCACCTGGAAGGACATCCGGGCGCATTTGCGGAGCTGTATGATCGATATCACGACCGCCTGGTGCATTTCATAGCGCGCAAGACGGGTGACCGCGACCGTGCGGAGGACCTGGTGCAGGAGGCGTTCATTCGTGTGACGCGACATCTGCATCGATTTGACGCGAACAAGAAGTTCTCGACGTGGATCTACACGATCTGCTCGAACCTGTCGAAGAACGAGCTGCGCAACCGGTCGCGGAGTCCGCTGGTGTTGTTCCAGAAGCTGACGACGCACTGGGACCCGGATCACAGGCCGTTGCAGTTCGAGGATGCGGGAGCGCGACCGGACGACCAGTATCGGAAGCGTTATCTGGAGGAGATCGTGGAGCAGACGGTGGAGGAGCTGCCGGCGCATCATCAGCTGGTATTTCGCCTGCGCGAGCTGGAGGGCAAGAGCTACGAGGAGATCGCGGAGATCACGGGTGTGAATCTGGGCACGGTGAAGAGCCGGCTGCATCGGGCGCGCACGAGCTTCGCGGAGCGGATCGAGCCGCTGCTCAACTAG